GTCAGTGAGTAGAGGCGCTTGGTTGTCAAAATACTTCTGAAAGCGCCCGTACTCCCAAGCTTTCTCCACTTTGTCGAGGAGGAGCTTGACCTGTTTCCCCGTCCAGCGGATATATCGCTGAAGGGAGAGAGTTATCTGTTTTTTGTTCTTCTCAGacggcagcctcgcctcATAAAACATGCTGCAGACAACCACACCGATCCAGTCGTCGCAACGCATCCCCAGGCTCCTCGCGAATGTTATCGCGTACGTGCGAGGTCTTCCGCTCAAAAAGAAAacaggcgagaggaagagggcACTATCCTGCAAAAAACTGAACGCCTCTACCTGCTCGAAACCCAGCTGGCGATTTGCTCACTGGCGGCAGAGGGGCCAACGCCACGCACGGCCTTTGCTTCTTACACGTGTCTGTTGACTCCTGGATCATATTTTCGCAAGGCTATGCGGAAGTTCTTCTTGTCAGGCGACTTCCTTGTCAGGTAGCAGAAGTTCGTCAGAGCGGCGCTCTTCAGCTGTACGAACAGCCGcttgctgcggctgcggagcaGAATAGGGGACGTGAACAACATGCTGAGTGCCGTCCGCGATTCAGAGGCAAGCGGGGAGACTAACCGTGCGCAACTCGCGCACCTGAAGCGAGACGAAACAAATAAGAAGTAGCCAATACGGAAAGAAACACAGAggcagcggggggggggggggggggggggctgggggAGGGCAAGGCCCCGCGGCGACCGTTCGAGTTCACACTGGCACAATACGGACTGCACGCGT
Above is a window of Besnoitia besnoiti strain Bb-Ger1 chromosome Unknown contig00007, whole genome shotgun sequence DNA encoding:
- a CDS encoding putative 50S ribosomal protein L33 (encoded by transcript BESB_070930), producing MRTRRGRGGNDGDVTRGQARAVKRFSTKNKAGAKGRGGREVSKKARRARRCASCARRSKRLFVQLKSAALTNFCYLTRKSPDKKNFRIALRKYDPGVNRHVMFYEARLPSEKNKKQITLSLQRYIRWTGKQVKLLLDKVEKAWEYGRFQKYFDNQAPLLTDRRGRAVPRYK